One genomic segment of Amycolatopsis sp. Hca4 includes these proteins:
- a CDS encoding GntR family transcriptional regulator gives MYSKRQQLVGDLTDLIRSGRLANGERLPGENQLALQYQVSRGTVRSALSELQQLELISTQAGVGSFVSFDGVQLDQRLGWARALADAGAPVTTELLGIEAVEDVALEEEFGERAYVAVRRLRRERERGISLETATVPAVGPLADLPATGLQDGSLTRTLEAAGRISAGGDQWISTERLDACSSELLGRSVGELFLRAERTSVDLEGRLVERVVSLLDPDRFQFHLTFGHR, from the coding sequence ATGTACAGCAAGCGGCAGCAGCTGGTCGGCGATCTCACCGACCTGATCCGTTCCGGGCGCCTCGCCAACGGCGAGCGCCTCCCCGGCGAAAACCAACTCGCCCTGCAGTACCAGGTCAGCCGCGGCACCGTCCGCAGCGCGCTGTCGGAGCTCCAGCAGCTGGAGCTCATCTCCACCCAGGCCGGCGTCGGGTCGTTCGTCAGCTTCGACGGCGTCCAGCTCGACCAGCGGCTCGGCTGGGCCCGCGCCCTCGCCGACGCGGGGGCGCCGGTCACCACCGAGCTGCTCGGCATCGAAGCCGTCGAAGACGTTGCCCTGGAAGAAGAATTCGGGGAGCGGGCCTACGTCGCCGTGCGGCGGCTGCGGCGGGAGCGCGAGCGCGGGATCTCGCTGGAAACCGCCACCGTGCCCGCCGTCGGGCCGCTCGCCGACCTCCCCGCGACCGGCCTGCAGGACGGCTCCCTGACCAGGACCCTCGAGGCCGCAGGCCGGATCTCCGCCGGCGGCGACCAGTGGATCAGCACCGAACGCCTCGACGCCTGCTCCTCCGAACTGCTCGGCCGCAGCGTCGGCGAGCTCTTCCTCCGCGCCGAGCGGACGTCGGTCGACCTCGAAGGCCGGCTCGTCGAACGCGTCGTCAGCCTGCTGGACCCCGACCGGTTCCAGTTCCACCTGACCTTCGGACACCGGTGA
- a CDS encoding VC0807 family protein, with product MTTNQPGNALLKTLAIEIAVPIGVYYALHSFGASDFTALAASGVFPLARTLYQFAKDRTLNGLALVVLVTNVVGMLLTFVTGDARMMIAKDSLGSGITGLVILASAFTAAPIMTKTMRPFLTRGSAEREAAWERLGHNEQFNAILRRCSVIWGIGFALESSIRIVGAFTLPVSTMVWLSTVIFAGSFAIIMVVSGKVAERAGKMIAADAKLLVAA from the coding sequence ATGACGACGAACCAGCCCGGAAACGCCCTCCTCAAGACCCTCGCGATCGAGATCGCCGTCCCCATCGGCGTCTACTACGCGCTCCACTCGTTCGGCGCGAGCGACTTCACCGCCCTCGCCGCTTCCGGTGTCTTCCCGCTGGCCCGGACGCTCTACCAGTTCGCCAAGGACCGCACGCTCAACGGCCTCGCCCTGGTCGTCCTGGTCACGAACGTCGTCGGCATGCTGCTCACCTTCGTCACCGGTGACGCCCGGATGATGATCGCCAAGGACTCGCTCGGCAGCGGCATCACCGGCCTCGTCATCCTCGCCTCGGCGTTCACCGCGGCCCCGATCATGACCAAGACCATGCGCCCCTTCCTCACCCGCGGCAGCGCGGAACGGGAAGCCGCCTGGGAACGGCTGGGCCACAACGAGCAGTTCAACGCCATCCTGCGGCGCTGCAGCGTGATCTGGGGCATCGGGTTCGCGCTGGAGAGCTCGATCCGCATCGTCGGCGCGTTCACCCTGCCCGTCTCGACCATGGTCTGGCTGAGCACCGTCATCTTCGCGGGCTCCTTCGCGATCATCATGGTCGTCTCCGGCAAGGTGGCCGAGCGGGCAGGCAAGATGATCGCGGCGGACGCGAAGCTGCTCGTGGCCGCTTGA